From the genome of Setaria viridis chromosome 1, Setaria_viridis_v4.0, whole genome shotgun sequence:
CTACTTTCCCTTTTTGGGGTTTTCAGTTTTTGTGTGAGATTTGCTAGTGGTTCAAAGTCCCAGGTCGGAAAAGTTAGCTACTCCgtccgtttcaaattgcaggtcgttttagtttttctaagcATCTActtatacactatatctaaatgcatagcaaaaattatgcatctaaaaaagctaaaacgaactacaatttgaaacggagggagcagcTCTTTTGCTCTAAGTTATGTTGAATCCTGATGTACTGCATAAATTTTACTGAGGATTCGAGTTGTTTGCGGCAGAGTTTTATCTTGGAACTGACAGAGTTTGGGTGCTTTGCTTCTTCGTTGCATGGATCCACCTGATTTCTCTTTTAGCTTGGCATAGCTGGTTTAGcgtaaaagaatcttgaaaagCGAAAGTGAACAGAAAAGAAGGAATTTAAATACTAAGGAAAGGAGAGAAAAGGGAAAGTGAACAGAAAACGACTTCAAGTATATTCATAAAAGGGGAGAAGAAGACCAAAAAAATTGTGAATACCTATGGGCTATCTTGTGTCCACAAATGACTTGAGCAGCAGAGATGTTTACAAAGTCCaacgagattttttttttgataaaccAAGTCCAACGAATTAGTACATGCTTGGAGCATGACGCGGCTCGTCTCTCTTAAAACCGCTTCAATAACTGATCTTTCTACTGAAAAATGCAAGCTGCGGTAGCTGGAGAAGAAGATTTCAGAATCTGCCATCAAATTCACACGTCTCATCTTTCTCTCCTTTTTATTCCATCTCCTATATTCTCTTGTCACTTGGCTTAGGCTAATggtgttgaaataatgggcctagcccataagtaatttcagaatttcaaataaatctcaaaggcccatgtgggtaagaggtggagtggtgcaagtctttagtcccacattactagtggaggggagggatgaccaacttaaatatggaagttgtctccactcctccaagctatgtgtgtggggagggaaggagagctccacacgcACGCGCTTGCTCGCCACGCCTCGACGGGCCGGGTcgggcgaagggcgcgggcaCGCGGCACCTGCGTGAACAGTCCGTCGAAATCCAGCCCCTCGCCTCAGGGGCgcggcttccttttgccgttttattttttggttacttggtcatCCTAACCGGTTGATCGCGACgagaatcgtgggctctcctatatatgcgacctaccggcctctaccaaaaaaaagagatctattcgagctagggtttttgcctcctctcgctgctgcgccgccaccgtagtctactccatcccgattgtcggcgtgcaccagtgattgggagagcaggtctccggaaccgtcgtcttcagcgatcctgcaccgggagagggcgaataaggtttttgggaagcgctctgcgcgactgctcgatcgcttcctccgcttcgtcaagttcttcgtcgactccttcaccacggctcgtctacctcttcgtcgctcgggcctcactcgtcgtcgcgaacaacgtcaggctgctgattgtcgtcgcctgctgtacccggtagtcgtccaggagccggtcttcatcaagaaagaaacgtacgatctcttaactcaaattatgtcttccatactagctattatgatctgttgcagtctgatagcactggatagtatggtagaatgtgtgattctatttgcaatgatagacttgtctagatcttgcgtagacatgtctagtttaatctgcagtctgttcatcgtattcatgatttatttctggattaaattaagactaaaagtgcttatatatccaacaaatGGTGCTCACGGGATTAGGCTCCAATAATTCGAGCAAGTTTGGCCAACCATTTTCTCTTTGAATGCGTGTCGTCGTTGGCATGCACCCTGAGCTGAGCTCCCTTCACATGAAAGCGCTAGATAGAGGGGTGGGTGACCAGGCAATGAGTCGGTGTAGATCCGAATGCTTGGTTCGGATTGAGCTGCCATATAATTCCgtgagaagggtccagccatatgaaaaggaaagaaaatggaGTGGCATGTTTTTGAAGCAATTCACGCGTGGAAATTCCGAAAGGCCTGTAAATTCGATGGAAAATCTTGTGAGATGTGCAGAAAAAATTCCATGTGTATTTAAACCCAGGAAAAAAACAGAACATTTGATAGAAGAACAAGAAATGTTCTGTTTTGGTGGTAAATTTTTAAATTTCCTTGTACATGGGAACTAAAGGTGATGCTTAAAGGAGAACTGTGTAGTGATCACATTATTAGTGCACTATAAGCGAGATCATCGGAGGATAAAATTGTATTCtttaattaaaaagaaaaatgctgaCAACTTGGTAGGAGTATGAACAAATCAAATCTACAACAAGACATTCATTTGTGCTCTACACGCCAATACTTAACTGCTAAGGCTTACTTGGCGCTCGAACCAGCTAGCTCATAATTTTATCCCCAACGAACCGAGCGCCAAGTAACTGGGTTCGTTCTCGTCGGCGTGAGCTTCCCAGCTCTGAGACTGCTCGGCGCCATGGCACGGCAGCCCTGCAGGGCTACGGCCGCCTGCAGGACGAACCTGTTCTACCGGCGAGCGTGCCGATCCAGAGCACACCGAAAAGTCCCCGTTCGCGGCCGCACCGGCAGACAATCCTTGCTTGAGCCGCGCCCCGGCAGCTCGAGCTCGCCGTCAGCTGCGCGCGTTCGGCCCCGTCCCCGGTCACCCGGCGGCCTGCGCTGCTCCGAACGCCGCCGGAATTTTGTCCGGTACCGGTCGAGCATCAACGCAATCGGAAGAGCctgccgtcgccggcggtgagACTGCTGGCGCCCTCCGGCAGCGCCATCGCGGCGACGAGACGGGGCAAACGACCAAGTCAGATTGTTTCTCTCGCGAATCTGAGCCGCACAGGTACGATCGGACGGTGGTTACGGGccccaggggtggacggtaaatgaaataccgtccacgcCCCTGACCTGGCGGGGGGCCGCTGCCCGGGCGCCTGCTCACCCTTCTCCACGACGCGAGCGTGGACAGCACTCCTCGCCGGCTTCTGGCGGCTTCGCGACGCCGTCGACGTCGTGGATGCTACCGCCGACTCGAGCTGTCGAGTGCCTGAAGCTGCTCGGCGCCCGAAAAGCTTCAAGAGCGCTCGCCGCAGCGAGGTGTGCTGCGCCTCAGTGGCTGTAACACCCACCAAACATCTATGAAGGCGAAGCAGCGGCGACCTCGAGCATGGCCGAGCTGACGGCCATCAGTGgcaaggggtggacggtaaatgaaataccgtccacccccgagCTGGGCGGCAGCTCGATGAGCATGATCGCCTCCTCTGCTCCGCGCCACGCTTGCAGGGTCGCCGCGTTCTCGCCGGTAGTGGCTCGCGTATCTGCCCTGCTGGACAGTGCCGTGATGCGGTACTACTGCATCAATTTTACTGAGAACTTTGCATTTCTTGCGGCTGAGTTTGGTGGTAAATTTTTAAATTTCCTTGTACATGGAAACTAAAGGTGATGCTTAAAAGAGAACTGTGTAGTGATCACATTATGAGTACACCATAAGGGAGATCATCTGAGGATAAAATGTAGTATTCTTCAGTTAAAAAGAAGAATGCTGACAACTTGGCATGAaaccaaaaaaaagaacagagagaaggaaaaaacaATTACAAGATATGCTAGGAGTATGAACAAATCAAATCTACAAACAACATTCATGTGTGTTCTGCACTCTAGCTATTGAGCCAAGCACTTAACTGAAGAGGCTTACTTGGCGCTCCATCGTCTTCAGCTAGCTCATCTCTAGCGCTATCCTCTTCCTCATCTCGGCGCTCCGCGCGTCGGTGGTGTCGATGACGAACTTCCTCCAGAACCAGTGCTTCTTCCAGACGTGCGCCATCTCCTCGACGGGCACGTTCTTGGTCTCCGGGAGCAGCATGGCGATGAAGAGCGTCATGAGCAGCACCCACGCGCCGAAGAAGTAGAAGAGCCCGAACCGGAGGTGGCAGAGCAGCGTCAGGAAGATCTGCCCGATGAAGGCCGTGAAGAACATGTTGACGGCCACCGTCACGCTCATCGCCGGCGACCGCACCGCCAGCGGGTAGATCTCGCTCGGGATCAGCCACCCCATCGGCCCCCAGGACCACGCGAACCCCGCCACGTACACGCACACGAACAGCACGATGCACATCGCGTACTGCTCCGAGATGGCCCCCGTCCCGCTCATCCCGAACTGCAGCCCGATGAACGTCCCCACCAGGATCTGCATTATCCCAagaatttatatatatattatatatacatatatacaaacCTTGTTGAGTTGTGTCATTCCTTCGTACCTGGGAGATGATCATCTGCGTGCCGCCCTGGAGGAagagggcgcggcggccgacCTTGTCGGCGGTCATGATGGCGACGAAGGTGGAGAAGACGTTGACGAGGCCAGTGATGACGGAGGATACGAGGGAGGCGTTCTGCTTGAACCCCACCGTCTTGAACAGCACGGGCGCGTAGAACATGATCACGTTGATGCCGGTGAGCTGCTGGAAGAAGGGGACGAGCAGCGAGAATGTCAGCTGGGGCTTGTACTTGCCGCCGAACAGGAGCTCCCGCCACGGGTTCTCCACGGCCTTGGCGTCCTCGCTCGCCGCCGACAGGTCGTCGAACTCCTCGCGGACGTCGCCGACGCCCCTGATCTGGAGCAGCGTCTTGCGCGCCGTCGCCGTGTCGCCGCGCTGGATCAGCGAGGTCGGCGTGTCCGGGATGGCCAGCGCGCCCAGCGCGATGACGCCGGCCGGGACGGAGCCGAACGCCACGGCGATGCGCCACCCCCACCCGCCGGGGATCTTGGACGTGAAGTAGTTGGTCATGTTCGCCAACAGGATCCCCACCGTGATCATGAACTGGAAGAGGATGTTGAGCATCCCGCGTTGCTGCGCGGGGGCCATCTCCGAGATGTAGAGCGGGGACGCGTGGATGGAGAGCCcaacgccggcgccgacgaggatcCGGCCGGTGAGCAGCATCGGGAAGTTGACGGACACGCCGCCGAGGCACGCGCCGAAGACGtacgcggacgcggcggcgaaCAGGGTCCACTTCCGGCCGAAGGATCGGGTCATGGGCCCGGCGAAGAAGGCGGCGATCATCGCGGAGAGGAAGAGGGACGAGCAGAAGAGCGTCAGGAGCTGGCTGTCGAACTTGCAGTACTGGTTCACGGTCACCTGGTGCTTCATCTCCTCGTAGATGGACGGGAAGAACTTGATCAGGAACGGCTCCGTCGACGTCAACCCGGCTTCATCAcgatcacggcggcggcggcggcgacgacaacACAAAGCAAGCAAACAAGACCCCTCGTGTCAGTCGTCAGAGCAAGCCCCTGATTTGGCATTTTGGCTCAACAGCCTGTGTATATATCTATGGTAGTGCTCAGCTCACAGGTGAGGCCGATGTCATAGCCGAAGATGCAGCCGGCAACGGAGGCGATGAGGCAGGAGAAGACGACGATGCCGGTGACCTCGCCGGGGTACGTCTTGTACCTCGTGTGGTGGTGCACGATCACCGCTCCCGGCATtgtgcccggcgccggcggcgagggaacCAACCAACCGGTCACTTACAGGCCGGTGATCTCGACGGGAACGAAGGGGGTgatcggaggaggaggtggcgagcCCCTCCTGTTCGTCCTTGTTGCGCGGCGGGGGAAGGATGCGTCGAGGCGGGAGCGGCGAGCGCTTAAACCGGTGGAAGGGCTCGGCGAGTGGTGCGGCGGTCCCGTCCTAAATCGTAGGACGCGTGCTGGTCGATCGTCGTATGCGAGTCGTGTGTGTCACCCAGGAACGTCGTCTCCATGGTTTCAAGGTCAACCACGGCTTTGAAGCTTCTAATCTTGGGAGACCACGCTTTCCATTTTTAGCATGTTGCATTGTATCATGCACTGAGGAGGAATTGATGCAGGATGAGCGCCATTTTTGTGCACGTTGTGGGTTTAACCCTGTATTCCATCTTTCTGTTGTAGCTCAAGAACAGTGTGATCTGGAGGCAAGTGCAACTTCGATTTGCACTCTTGGCTGCATTTCAGTATTTGCACTCTTGGCTGCATTGGCACACGAAGTGTTATTTAGTGCCTCAGAGTTGGATATTGCTAACAATtgactgattatttcaccaaaaaATTCAGATGGAGATAGTTGGAAGAAGAAAATTCAATCTGATGAGATCGTCCAGTGCAGTTTTACGTGGGGAACAGAACTACTGAAAGTTTCAGAGAGCAAGTTCTCCCAGATTGGATGAGCAAGGCAGGCCAGGTTTTTTCAAATCAAAGAGCGACTGGATTGTGCCTGAGCTTCGCTAGTTTTCTTGTCCTCGCTTTTTTCGGTTTCTTGGCCTAGCTAGGCCTTTGCTGTTCTTGTTGGacttttctctcctcctctaTTACTTTATGAACGTCAGAGCTCCTGACTGTTCcttttctataaaaaaaaacttcgtCATGTTCTTTCTTTTGCTGAGATAATTCACCAGTTCTGAAACTGCACCTCTTCCCTCTATCACGGACATTTTTACTGCATCCATGCTGCTCGAGTGCTCAGGTTCAGCATAGCCATCGTTCAGCTAACCGACTTGCATGCCGGCATCGGCACAAGAGGCCACCTTGCGCGCCCATAGTACCAGTCTACCGGAGGCTGTTGATGTTCTCCGTCAGCTCCCTGGTGCCTGACCGGCTCTCTTTTGCTGGCAGCCTGACAATGCAGAGACTTCTACTGATTTCACAAGGGAGTCCCCTCTGCTAATTGTAGAACGAGACGAATTCTCACAGACTGTTCCTGAATGCAGCTCGTGGTAGTGCCCTGGAATTCTGGAGGATGCCATCTCCTTGGTGCGGTGGTGCCCTTCAGATGGCACACGACACGCGTTTAGGTTCAGTGGGATGGGTGGGTGTAGTGGAAAAGGAGAACAGGTCCTCTTACTGTGCCCACGCTTGGATACATCACAGGAGCTGATGATTAAGTTGCTGCTTCTCACTATGATACGTGACACCACCATCCACTCCGTAAGTGCCTTTCGAGAGTAAAATAATGAAAAGTTAAGATCCACATTTACCTTTATCTCATTGTTCTATTTCATCATGTTGGGCAAAGCTGGCTGGCACCAAACGGTCAAGTATAAACTGTGTCAGACATACTTGCAGTGAAAGAAACAGTGCATAATAGTGTTACCCATGGTGTGCAAGAGCAATTAGTGCATGGACCTATGAACACTCTGGGAATCTTTAAATGGTAAAAAAACATGCTGGATTTTCTGAACCCTGATTCATCTTCTCATAAAA
Proteins encoded in this window:
- the LOC117842985 gene encoding sugar transport protein MST6; amino-acid sequence: MKHQVTVNQYCKFDSQLLTLFCSSLFLSAMIAAFFAGPMTRSFGRKWTLFAAASAYVFGACLGGVSVNFPMLLTGRILVGAGVGLSIHASPLYISEMAPAQQRGMLNILFQFMITVGILLANMTNYFTSKIPGGWGWRIAVAFGSVPAGVIALGALAIPDTPTSLIQRGDTATARKTLLQIRGVGDVREEFDDLSAASEDAKAVENPWRELLFGGKYKPQLTFSLLVPFFQQLTGINVIMFYAPVLFKTVGFKQNASLVSSVITGLVNVFSTFVAIMTADKVGRRALFLQGGTQMIISQILVGTFIGLQFGMSGTGAISEQYAMCIVLFVCVYVAGFAWSWGPMGWLIPSEIYPLAVRSPAMSVTVAVNMFFTAFIGQIFLTLLCHLRFGLFYFFGAWVLLMTLFIAMLLPETKNVPVEEMAHVWKKHWFWRKFVIDTTDARSAEMRKRIALEMS